One region of Actinomycetota bacterium genomic DNA includes:
- a CDS encoding saccharopine dehydrogenase NADP-binding domain-containing protein, which yields MAAARVVLFGATGYTGRLTAEALAAAGARPVLAGRDRGRLAALAGRLGDLPVAGADTARPDSVRDLVGPGDVLVSTVGPFLTRGEPAVRAAVEAGAAYLDATGEPPFLRRVFEEHGPRAAGRCGLVPAFGYDFVPGNLAGALALAEAGEAARVTIGYFVTGGGGFSSGTMASGAGLLLEPGFAWRGGRLRRERLARRVRAFPIGGRDWLGVSYGGSDHYALPRLAPGLREVEVYLGWFGRRSRAVRAASALGAPLTRLPGTRTLAQAAAGRLAGRTGQGPDEAARRRCGSLIVALASDAEGRELAQVRLRGPDPYTLTARLLAWGARRAAGHGLAATGALGPVDAFGLEALQAGAAEAGLERDAP from the coding sequence ATGGCGGCGGCGCGGGTGGTGCTGTTCGGGGCCACCGGGTACACGGGCCGGCTGACGGCCGAGGCCCTGGCCGCGGCCGGGGCGAGGCCGGTGCTGGCCGGCCGGGACCGGGGCCGGCTGGCCGCCCTGGCCGGCCGGCTCGGGGACCTGCCGGTGGCCGGGGCCGACACGGCCCGGCCGGACAGTGTCCGCGACCTCGTCGGCCCCGGCGACGTGCTCGTCAGCACGGTCGGCCCGTTCCTGACCCGGGGCGAGCCGGCGGTCAGGGCGGCCGTGGAGGCGGGCGCGGCCTACCTGGACGCCACCGGGGAGCCGCCGTTCCTGCGCCGCGTGTTCGAGGAGCACGGCCCGAGGGCGGCCGGCCGCTGCGGCCTGGTCCCGGCCTTCGGCTACGACTTCGTCCCCGGCAACCTGGCCGGAGCCCTCGCCCTGGCCGAGGCCGGAGAGGCGGCCCGGGTCACCATCGGCTACTTCGTGACCGGCGGGGGCGGGTTCAGCAGCGGGACCATGGCCTCGGGGGCCGGGCTGCTGCTGGAGCCGGGGTTCGCCTGGCGGGGCGGGCGGCTGCGGCGGGAGCGGCTGGCCCGGCGGGTGCGGGCGTTCCCGATCGGGGGGCGGGACTGGCTGGGGGTCTCCTACGGCGGCAGCGACCACTACGCCCTGCCCCGGCTCGCTCCCGGCCTGCGCGAGGTCGAGGTGTACCTGGGCTGGTTCGGCCGCCGCTCCCGGGCCGTGCGGGCCGCCTCGGCGCTGGGGGCGCCGCTGACCCGCCTGCCCGGAACCCGGACCCTAGCCCAGGCCGCCGCCGGCCGGCTGGCCGGCCGCACCGGCCAGGGCCCGGACGAGGCGGCCCGCCGGCGCTGCGGCTCCCTGATCGTGGCCCTGGCCAGCGACGCCGAGGGCCGCGAGCTGGCCCAGGTCCGCCTGCGCGGCCCCGACCCCTACACCCTCACGGCCCGGCTGCTCGCCTGGGGCGCCCGCCGGGCGGCCGGCCACGGCCTGGCCGCCACCGGCGCCCTCGGCCCGGTCGACGCCTTCGGCCTCGAGGCCCTCCAGGCCGGCGCGGCCGAGGCCGGCCTGGAGCGCGACGCCCCCTGA